In Chelonoidis abingdonii isolate Lonesome George chromosome 15, CheloAbing_2.0, whole genome shotgun sequence, the following are encoded in one genomic region:
- the EXOSC3 gene encoding exosome complex component RRP40, with amino-acid sequence MAAAETGALPTEERVGQVVLPGDVLLLPSHPEADGERLWLGPGAALPGRLVCGPGLRSCGAGLLVTKCGLLRHRQSGGAGGGSGGAYWVDSQQKRYVPVKGDHVIGIVTLKAGDIFKVDVGGSEQASLSYLAFEGATKRNRPNVQVGDLIYGQFVVANKDMEPEMVCIDSSGRANGMGVIGHEGLLFKVSLGLIRKLLAPNCEIIQELGQLYPFEVVFGMNGRIWVKAKTIQQTLIVANILEACEHMTPEQRTQAFAKLSER; translated from the exons ATGGCGGCGGCAGAGACTGGGGCCCTGCCCACCGAGGAGCGCGTGGGGCAGGTGGTGCTGCCGggggatgtgctgctgctgccctcccaCCCCGAGGCGGATGGGGAGCGGCTGTGGCTGGGCCCGGGCGCCGCTCTGCCGGGCCGGTTGGTGTGCGGGCCGGGCCTGAGGAGCTGTGGGGCCGGGCTGCTGGTCACCAAGTGCGGGCTGCTGCGCCACCGCCAGTCAGGCGGGGCCGGAGGCGGCTCGGGTGGGGCCTACTGGGTGGACTCCCAGCAGAAACGG taTGTCCCAGTCAAGGGAGATCATGTGATAGGCATAGTGACTCTCAAGGCAGGTGACATATTCAAAGTGGATGTTGGTGGAAGTGAACAAGCTTCTTTGTCCTACTTGGCATTTGAAGGTGCAACCAAAAGAAACAGACCAAATGTGCAG GTGGGAGATCTTATTTATGGTCAATTTGTTGTAGCCAATAAAGACATGGAACCAGAGATGGTCTGTATAGACAGCAGTGGAAGAGCGAATGGAATGGGAGTAATTGGACACGAAGGCCTGTTGTTTAAGGTTTCTTTAGGTCTAATAAGAAA GCTTTTAGCTCCCAATTGTGAAATCATTCAGGAATTGGGACAACTCTATCCTTTTGAGGTAGTGTTTGGAATGAATGGAAGAATATGGGTAAAGGCAAAAACAATTCAACAGACTTTAATTGTGGCAAATATCTTGGAAGCCTGTGAGCACATGACACCAGAACAAAGAACGCAAGCATTTGCCAAACTATCTGAGAGGTGA